The DNA segment AGGAAGCATAAGAGACAGAGATCATTTTGATTTATCTCATGATTATCAAGCAACAGCAAATCAACCTAATGGAGAGAGAATTCAATCCTCTTCAAATGATAAGAAATTTAGTATTAAAGGTGGTTGGACACCAACAGAGGATAGTGAATATGCTCTTATGTACTCTAAAACAGATGCCCAAAAAGAGCAACCAAAAACTACAATAGCCAATAATGCTTTAGCAAGAGCTAGAGAGTGGGATTGGCCACAATGGGACAAAGAGGGAATTTATGCATTTACAGATAATAAATTTGGCGACAACTATTTAAAAACTAGATGGTTTTATGATAAGTTTGACAACTATTTAGTTCAATATCAAAATAATTCAAATTGGAAAAACTTTCAATGGGGAAGCAGATATGATGATTATAGTTACGGAGGTTCAATAGAGTTTGGTATGCCAATTTCTAACCATGAAATTGTTTCATCAATTAGTTATAAATATGATTCACATAAAGCCTATGATGAAAGTGATGTAAAAGATGAAGATTATGCAGATAAAACACTCTCTCTTGCTTTGGAAGATAGCTATTTTATAACAAAAGATTTAACCCTTGTTACTGGACTTAGCTACGATAGATTAGATGATGATAAAATCTGGGATAGTACAGGAACTTATTCAATAAAAAGTATGGATAGTTTTAATCCTCAAATTGGAATATTTTACGACATAAACGAGAGACAAAAAGTAAGTTTTACTGTTGCTAGAAAAACTCACCTTCCTACAATGAAAGAGAGATACTCTGAAAAAATGGGTACAGGATTAGCAAATCCTGATTTAAAAGAAGAAGAGGCTACCCACTACGAACTCTCTTACTCAAATATGTTAACTGATTACTTAAATCTAAAAACAAATCTTTTTTTAATAGATTATAAAGATGCTATTCAAAGTGTAACTGTTTTAGGACTAGACCAAAATCAAAATATTGGAGATTTTAGACATAAAGGAGTAGAAGTTGAACTAAACAGCAGTTTTGAAAGACTTACTACAGGTTTAAACTACACTTATATTGATATTGACAATAGAAATGAAAGTGATTATATAAGAACAGGTATTCCAAAACACTCTATCTTTTTATATGGAAAATATGATTTAACAAATGATCTATCTTTGTATGCAAATCTAAAAATTGAAGATGATACATATTTACAATATAGAGATAATAGTTATGATAAAAATAGTTATACAACCGTTGATACAAAACTTACTTATAAATATGAAAATATGACACTTGAAGCAGGTGTAAAAAACCTTTTTG comes from the Halarcobacter ebronensis genome and includes:
- a CDS encoding TonB-dependent receptor plug domain-containing protein — encoded protein: MKKTIICSICLASLLYASESEEFSLGVIDINGKKDVNSKEEIYSEDIELHNYSDISEALSETSGIFLSNSGARAEKTISIRGFSSTRVAVFMDGIPIYMPYDGNFDYARFTTADLSKIDISKGFSSVRYGANTMAGVINLISKKPTKEFEGDISLGSSFDDDFGLSEYTTAINLGTKQENYYLQFSGSIRDRDHFDLSHDYQATANQPNGERIQSSSNDKKFSIKGGWTPTEDSEYALMYSKTDAQKEQPKTTIANNALARAREWDWPQWDKEGIYAFTDNKFGDNYLKTRWFYDKFDNYLVQYQNNSNWKNFQWGSRYDDYSYGGSIEFGMPISNHEIVSSISYKYDSHKAYDESDVKDEDYADKTLSLALEDSYFITKDLTLVTGLSYDRLDDDKIWDSTGTYSIKSMDSFNPQIGIFYDINERQKVSFTVARKTHLPTMKERYSEKMGTGLANPDLKEEEATHYELSYSNMLTDYLNLKTNLFLIDYKDAIQSVTVLGLDQNQNIGDFRHKGVEVELNSSFERLTTGLNYTYIDIDNRNESDYIRTGIPKHSIFLYGKYDLTNDLSLYANLKIEDDTYLQYRDNSYDKNSYTTVDTKLTYKYENMTLEAGVKNLFDENYYYDLGYYEAGREYFINMKYTF